One segment of Clavelina lepadiformis chromosome 2, kaClaLepa1.1, whole genome shotgun sequence DNA contains the following:
- the LOC143445614 gene encoding uncharacterized protein LOC143445614 isoform X2 — protein MTQLMYLICGALVLLLFLYKPDVNGVEAQVSGDDINECDTNSLNCDGNSTCINDQGGFRCECNSGYSGDGKSGNCEDINECDTNSHNCDGNSTCINEQGSFRCECNSGYSGDGKSGNCEDINECTNNQHGCDENERCINEIGSHRCLCKRGYYRNSKKCTDVDECTTKIRWRRHDCDNNAQCTNTIGSFSCSCNPGYTGDGRNGSCTDINECLTGQNGCRQNSKCLNTVGSYRCPCNSGYVEVRGTCTDVNECRNTENNCHKNGICNNNEGSFTCSCKSGFSGDGRSCTDIDECETSSHNCGRNARCTNAMGSFLCRCISGYSGDGRRGNCRDVNECSRNQHNCNLNARCNNTPGSFTCTCNAGYTGNGVNCRDIDECSTGLDNCDENAKCSNTIGSFRCTCNSGYSGNGREGNCADIDECRTRGTQNGHNCSLYANCLNSPAGSFTCRCRQGYTGNGVDCTGIIEIDSEPAVTVDQGENINLSYNIAFVRDRVSCELTSKSNSLQTFNLNSQRSIDYSMPNADGSAVFLLSCALTIDGNTFRKNFQTTVTVQVPANIQLSASSIEVMRNSTTPVVVSCISDGNPRPTVMWLKNDKVISDRSGKFIYQELTEINDTASGSDLILTKARYRDKGTYACTATNVRESGESKDSVNLEVTVKGAPEIHHPVEYVVLPQNNKVEFTCTFDGYPQANVTWSFADGSSLPLTSQFEVSDNVNGSRRYRVSKILTVYGTQCKETSLLSYRCSAMNEYNLGNSAQSDVFAVGIGNDSLTYDRNPKSCRNAVKFCKSHGELVAVSTQAVLNKIRAVTRQNYWISAKSAFYWPGEVSQNVDGCVRIFRGDNRWSRFTDVNSSPLCEATRYAVQPSIGADPVVCDGRKLNISWTILPGATSFPHQIQVYLLSDVSSLIKAYEVQPGVQNFLIMDLKPGNGYFIQILPLFMGCENAPLRGGRNAITGRGNLTAPHRIELTFNQSADTCILSWPSWALTGQDEEIGYLNIKITQLINSARSNTLNSAYVNVTSIEKSRSNYVISNLNPNTDYQVEVGVVASSPCNDLIPTAWSDPVRGTCVTSSSIPTKVELSSIPPTTNGNLVMVTLAPVSERNGDVSCYFVVVQTTMAGENVTVESDISKLVQADSDPVDGQPYIAMALQRFDEEMEINLGDGSLTCCDVASLEKVDCAASIESRKRRETSTIIRAQNRPLPTDTNVTYYTLTSTPDGNNALYTTSPRSGPIVVPSGEQQQQDLGYIAAIVIAIFLFLLILILLYIMYRRRMWIFKKHVENSHPLSFPMRSTAPVQQNDSFSSDSDIIVVNPAQANDGLTKYDIQPRNILDVYVSKRKSDDFIFMEEFKTSLSKKVRERSLPTTCAKRAENIKKNRFKNISPIDDARVKLTPLPDQPQSDYINASFIDGYSQTAKFIAAQGPKPNTVNDFWRMVFEQRCKVIVMVTQLKEGPMIKCEKYWPEPGEDETFGDILVRTNNELPYGDFICRYLSAQSIKTKEVIAVTHFQYVTWPDHGIPPTTTSLLRLHQAAINAQTGSAGPLLVHCSAGVGRTGTFIALDILSEQLEHEGKINVFETVYEMRQSRTEMVQSLAQYVYIHKLLAEISMFGNTNVDVSDFPRYEANLNIMDRTTRTTALQIQFSRLGEVPPSFTETSSASKPVNKNLNVFPGILPYDNNLAFVGMTSDDKEVPYINGSNIPTYNAGYHFIIAQDPVPANIHLFWRCVIDNKIKCIVMLDEGGGGTRYWTDYNEAKTFEDVTVRTTNMEEFSGCVERNIEVLKAKEKDPYVVKQIELKNWPAHGIPPSTNTLLETISVVEKCRTDAREVRGKKFLALVHCRDGSSQAGVFCAVSNLVERLKNENCVDVFRTVKDIRDLRQGAIGNIELYKYCYQAVNEFLESFDLYGNFK, from the exons ACATCAATGAGTGTGATACTAACAGCCTTAATTGTGATGGAAATTCCACATGTATAAATGATCAAGGGGGTTTTAGATGTGAATGTAACTCTGGTTACAGTGGAGATGGTAAAAGTGGAAACTGTGAAG ACATCAATGAGTGTGATACTAACAGCCACAATTGTGATGGAAATTCCACATGTATAAATGAACAAGGGAGTTTTAGATGTGAATGTAACTCTGGTTATAGTGGAGATGGTAAAAGTGGAAACTGTGAAG atattAATGAATGTACAAACAATCAGCATGGTTGTGATGAGAATGAACGATGTATTAATGAAATAGGAAGTCACAGATGTTTATGCAAACGTGGATATTATCGAAATTCAAAGAAATGCACAG ATGTCGATGAATGTACAACTAAAATCAGATGGAGACGACATGATTGTGACAATAATGCACAATGTACCAACACAATAGGGAGTTTCAGTTGCTCATGCAATCCTGGTTACACTGGTGATGGAAGAAATGGTAGTTGTACag acATCAACGAGTGTTTAACCGGCCAAAACGGTTGTCGGCAAAATTCAAAATGCCTTAATACTGTTGGGAGTTATCGTTGTCCATGCAACAGTGGTTATGTTGAAGTTCGTGGAACTTGCACag ATGTTAACGAGTGCAGAAACACTGAAAATAATTGCCACAAAAATGGAATTTGTAATAATAACGAAGGAAGTTTTACATGTTCATGTAAATCTGGATTTAGTGGTGATGGTAGAAGTTGTACAG atattgatgaatgtGAAACTAGCAGCCACAACTGTGGCAGGAACGCCAGATGTACCAACGCAATGGGGAGTTTTCTATGCAGATGTATTTCTGGTTACAGTGGTGATGGCAGAAGAGGAAATTGCAGAG atgttAATGAATGTTCAAGGAACCAACACAACTGCAATTTAAATGCAAGATGTAACAATACACCAGGAAGTTTTACATGTACCTGTAATGCTGGTTACACTGGGAATGGTGTAAATTGCAGAG ATATCGATGAGTGTTCAACAGGTCTAGAcaactgtgatgaaaatgcaaaGTGTTCCAACACAATAGGGAGTTTCAGATGTACATGTAATTCTGGTTACTCCGGTAATGGCCGAGAAGGGAATTGTGCTG ATATTGATGAATGTCGAACACGAGGTACACAAAATGGACACAATTGTTCTCTATATGCTAATTGCCTTAACTCACCAGCAGGCAGTTTCACTTGTCGATGTCGTCAAGGTTACACTGGCAATGGCGTTGATTGTACAG GGATTATTGAAATCGATTCGGAACCAGCTGTGACAGTGGACCAAGGAGAGAACATAAATCTTTCTTATAATATTGCATTTGTTAGAGATAgggtgtcttgtgaactgacTTCTAAATCAAATTCTTTGCAAACTTTCAACCTTAACAGCCAAAGAag CATAGACTACTCAATGCCAAATGCTGACGGAAGTGCTGTTTTTTTGCTTTCCTGCGCTCTAACTATAGATGGTAACACGTTCAGaaagaattttcaaacaactgtAACTGTTCAAG TTCCCGCAAATATACAACTTTCTGCATCATCCATTGAAGTCATGCGGAACTCTACTACTCCAGTTGTAGTTTCTTGTATATCTGATGGTAATCCTCGTCCAACAGTGATGTGGCTGAAAAATGATAAGGTTATCAGTGACAGAAGTGGTAAATTCATTTACCAAGAATTGACAGAAATTAATGACACAGCATCAGGCAGCGACTTAATTCTAACCAAA GCGCGTTATCGTGACAAAGGAACATACGCTTGCACAGCAACAAACGTGCGTGAGAGTGGTGAGAGCAAAGACAGCGTGAATTTGGAGGTAACTGTAAAGG GTGCTCCTGAAATTCATCATCCTGTAGAATACGTTGTCCTGCCTCAGAACAACAAAGTGGAGTTCACATGCACTTTTGATGGATATCCTCAAGCAAATGTAACGTGGTCATTTGCTGATGGGTCATCACTGCCATTAACTAGTCAGTTTGAG GTCTCTGACAACGTTAACGGGTCTCGTCGTTACCGTGTGTCAAAAATACTGACAGTGTATGGAACACAATGCAAGGAAACTTCCTTGTTATCGTACAGATGTTCTGCTATGAATGAATACAACCTTGGCAATTCTGCGCAAAGTGATGTGTTTGCTGTTGGCATAG GTAATGATTCTCTAACTTACGATCGTAATCCTAAATCCTGCAGAAATGCagtgaaattttgcaaatcaCATGGTGAATTGGTTGCTGTATCAACTCAAGctgttttgaacaaaataaggGCCGTAACAA GACAAAACTATTGGATATCTGCAAAATCTGCGTTTTACTGGCCCGGCGaagtttcacaaaatgttGATGGATGTGTCCGAATATTTCGCGGAGATAATCGGTGGTCAAGATTTACAGACGTGAATTCGAGCCCGCTTTGTGAAG CAACTCGGTATGCTGTTCAGCCTTCAATTGGTGCTGATCCAGTCGTATGTGATGGAAGAAAGCTCAATATTTCTTGGACTATACTGCCTGGTGCAACATCATTTCCTCATCAAATACAAGTGTACTTGTTATCAGACGTTTCAAG CTTGATCAAGGCCTATGAAGTACAACCTGGAgtacaaaattttctgattaTGGATCTGAAACCTGGAAATGGATATTTTATACAG ATTCTTCCTTTATTCATGGGATGTGAGAATGCGCCACTACGTGGTGGAAGAAATGCAATTACTGGTCGCGGAAACTTAACAGCTCCTCATAGAATTGAACTTACTTTCAATCAATCAGCCGACACCTGTATATTGTCTTGGCCTTCTTGGGCGCTAACTGGCCAAGATGAAGAAATAGGATAtttaaat ATCAAAATAACCCAACTTATCAACTCGGCTCGGTCAAACACTTTAAATTCCGCATATGTAAACGTCACCAGCATCGAAAAATCAAGATCAAATTACGTCATCAGTAACCTTAATCCAAACACCGATTATCAAGTAGAAGTTGGTGTTGTGGCTTCATCACCATGTAATGATCTCATTCCCACTGCTTGGTCTGATCCTGTTCGTGGAACTTGTGTCACCAGTTCTTCAA TTCCAACCAAGGTCGAGTTGTCATCGATACCACCCACAACAAATGGGAACCTTGTAATGGTCACTTTGGCTCCAGTGAGTGAAAGGAATGGCGACGTAAG CTGCTACTTCGTGGTCGTACAAACCACAATGGCAGGGGAAAATGTCACTGTGGAATCGGACATCAGTAAGCTAGTTCAAGCAGATAGTGACCCCGTGGATGGACAGCCTTACATCGCCATGGCTTTGCAGAG ATTTGACGAAGAAATGGAAATTAACCTCGGGGATGGAAGCTTAACCTGCTGTGACGTTGCAAGTCTTGAAAAAGTCGATTGCGCTGCAAGCATTGAAAGTAGAAAACGACGAGAAACTTCGACAATAATTCGTGCACAAAACAGGCCATTGCCCACTGATACCAATGTCACGTACTACACATTGACATCCACCCCAGACGGTAACAACGCACTTTATACAACTAGCCCTCGGTCAGGTCCCATTGTTGTACCATCAG GAGAACAACAGCAACAGGATTTGGGCTACATCGCTGCAATTGTCATTGCCATTTTTCTCTTTCTGCTGATCCTCATTTTGCTGTATATCATGTACAGAAG ACGCATGTGGATTTTCAAAAAGCATGTAGAAAATAGCCACCCTTTGTCGTTTCCTATGCGCTCTACGGCACCAGTTCAGCAAAACG ACTCGTTTTCAAGCGACAGCGACATCATTGTCGTAAATCCAGCCCAAGCGAACGACGGACTCACCAAGTATGATATCCAGCCTAGGAATATCTTGGATGTTTACGTTTCGAAACGAAAGAGTGATGACTTCATATTCATGGAAGAGTTTAAG AcaagtttgtcaaaaaaagtgcGAGAACGCTCACTGCCGACAACCTGCGCAAAACGCGCTGAAAATATCAAGAAGAATCGCTTCAAGAACATTTCTCCAA TTGACGATGCTCGAGTGAAATTGACACCTTTGCCAGATCAACCACAATCCGATTACATAAATGCATCCTTTATTGAC GGATATTCCCAAACTGCCAAGTTTATTGCGGCTCAAGGTCCGAAACCAAACACAGTGAATGATTTCTGGAGGATGGTGTTTGAACAACGATGCAAAGTTATCGTGATGGTCACTCAGCTTAAGGAAGGACCAATG ATCAAATGTGAGAAATACTGGCCCGAACCAGGAGAAGATGAGACATTTGGTGACATATTAGTTCGAACAAACAACGAGTTACCGTACGGCGACTTCATCTGTAGATATCTCAGTGCCCAGTCCATTAAAACCAAG GAGGTAATTGCAGTTACACATTTTCAATACGTCACTTGGCCAGACCATGGTATACCACCGACAACTACAAGTCTGCTTCGACTCCATCAAGCGGCGATTAATGCACAAACGGGGAGTGCAGGACCCTTACTTGTGCACTGCAG TGCTGGTGTGGGTAGAACGGGAACATTTATTGCGCTTGATATATTAAGCGAACAACTGGAACACGAAGGTAAAATAAACGTATTTGAAACGGTTTATGAGATGCGACAGAGCAGAACTGAAATGGTTCAAAGCCTG gCTCAATACGTTTATATACACAAGCTGCTTGCTGAGATATCTATGTTTGGAAATACTAATGTTGATGTTTCGGACTTTCCACGATATGAAGCCAACTTAAATAT TATGGATCGTACAACACGAACTACTGCATTGCAAATTCAGTTCAGTCGTCTTGGTGAGGTTCCGCCATCTTTTACTGAAACGTCATCAGCTAGCAAGCCAGTAAACAAGAACTTAAATGTTTTTCCTGGTATTCTGCCAT ATGACAACAATTTGGCTTTCGTTGGGATGACATCGGACGACAAGGAAGTGCCATACATCAATGGTTCCAATATTCCG ACATACAATGCTGGATATCACTTCATAATCGCTCAAGACCCTGTTCCTGCCAACATCCACTTATTCTGGCGTTGTGTGATtgacaacaaaatcaaatgcaTTGTCATGTTGGACGAG GGTGGAGGTGGCACGAGGTACTGGACGGACTACAATGAAGCCAAGACATTTGAAGACGTCACTGTGAGAACCACGAACATGGAAGAGTTTTCGGGTTGCGTCGAAAGAAACATTGAAGTTCTAAAAGCTAAAGAAAAG GACCCATACGTCGTAAAGCAAATTGAACTGAAGAACTGGCCGGCCCACGGAATTCCCCCTTCTACAAACACGCTTCTAGAGACAATTTCAGTGGTTGAAAAATGTCGAACCGACGCACGGGAGGTCAGAGGGAAAAAATTTCTCGCACTCGTGCATTGCAG AGACGGATCTAGTCAAGCCGGAGTATTTTGTGCCGTTTCAAACCTCGTTGAGCGATTGAAAAACGAGAACTGTGTAGATGTGTTCAGAACGGTCAAGGATATCCGAGATTTGCGTCAAGGCGCTATTGGCAACATAGAGCTCTACAAGTATTGCTATCAGGCTGTCAACGAGTTTCTTGAGTCGTTTGACCTGTATGGCAACTTTAAATAG
- the LOC143445614 gene encoding uncharacterized protein LOC143445614 isoform X3, whose translation MTQLMYLICGALVLLLFLYKPDVNGVEAQVSGDDINECDTNSLNCDGNSTCINDQGGFRCECNSGYSGDGKSGNCEDINECTNNQHGCDENERCINEIGSHRCLCKRGYYRNSKKCTDVDECTTKIRWRRHDCDNNAQCTNTIGSFSCSCNPGYTGDGRNGSCTDINECLTGQNGCRQNSKCLNTVGSYRCPCNSGYVEVRGTCTDVNECRNTENNCHKNGICNNNEGSFTCSCKSGFSGDGRSCTDIDECETSSHNCGRNARCTNAMGSFLCRCISGYSGDGRRGNCRDVNECSRNQHNCNLNARCNNTPGSFTCTCNAGYTGNGVNCRDIDECSTGLDNCDENAKCSNTIGSFRCTCNSGYSGNGREGNCADIDECRTRGTQNGHNCSLYANCLNSPAGSFTCRCRQGYTGNGVDCTGIIEIDSEPAVTVDQGENINLSYNIAFVRDRVSCELTSKSNSLQTFNLNSQRSIDYSMPNADGSAVFLLSCALTIDGNTFRKNFQTTVTVQVPANIQLSASSIEVMRNSTTPVVVSCISDGNPRPTVMWLKNDKVISDRSGKFIYQELTEINDTASGSDLILTKARYRDKGTYACTATNVRESGESKDSVNLEVTVKGAPEIHHPVEYVVLPQNNKVEFTCTFDGYPQANVTWSFADGSSLPLTSQFEVSDNVNGSRRYRVSKILTVYGTQCKETSLLSYRCSAMNEYNLGNSAQSDVFAVGIGNDSLTYDRNPKSCRNAVKFCKSHGELVAVSTQAVLNKIRAVTRQNYWISAKSAFYWPGEVSQNVDGCVRIFRGDNRWSRFTDVNSSPLCEATRYAVQPSIGADPVVCDGRKLNISWTILPGATSFPHQIQVYLLSDVSSLIKAYEVQPGVQNFLIMDLKPGNGYFIQILPLFMGCENAPLRGGRNAITGRGNLTAPHRIELTFNQSADTCILSWPSWALTGQDEEIGYLNIKITQLINSARSNTLNSAYVNVTSIEKSRSNYVISNLNPNTDYQVEVGVVASSPCNDLIPTAWSDPVRGTCVTSSSIPTKVELSSIPPTTNGNLVMVTLAPVSERNGDVSCYFVVVQTTMAGENVTVESDISKLVQADSDPVDGQPYIAMALQRFDEEMEINLGDGSLTCCDVASLEKVDCAASIESRKRRETSTIIRAQNRPLPTDTNVTYYTLTSTPDGNNALYTTSPRSGPIVVPSGEQQQQDLGYIAAIVIAIFLFLLILILLYIMYRRRMWIFKKHVENSHPLSFPMRSTAPVQQNDSFSSDSDIIVVNPAQANDGLTKYDIQPRNILDVYVSKRKSDDFIFMEEFKTSLSKKVRERSLPTTCAKRAENIKKNRFKNISPIDDARVKLTPLPDQPQSDYINASFIDGYSQTAKFIAAQGPKPNTVNDFWRMVFEQRCKVIVMVTQLKEGPMIKCEKYWPEPGEDETFGDILVRTNNELPYGDFICRYLSAQSIKTKEVIAVTHFQYVTWPDHGIPPTTTSLLRLHQAAINAQTGSAGPLLVHCSAGVGRTGTFIALDILSEQLEHEGKINVFETVYEMRQSRTEMVQSLAQYVYIHKLLAEISMFGNTNVDVSDFPRYEANLNIMDRTTRTTALQIQFSRLGEVPPSFTETSSASKPVNKNLNVFPGILPYDNNLAFVGMTSDDKEVPYINGSNIPTYNAGYHFIIAQDPVPANIHLFWRCVIDNKIKCIVMLDEGGGGTRYWTDYNEAKTFEDVTVRTTNMEEFSGCVERNIEVLKAKEKDPYVVKQIELKNWPAHGIPPSTNTLLETISVVEKCRTDAREVRGKKFLALVHCRDGSSQAGVFCAVSNLVERLKNENCVDVFRTVKDIRDLRQGAIGNIELYKYCYQAVNEFLESFDLYGNFK comes from the exons ACATCAATGAGTGTGATACTAACAGCCTTAATTGTGATGGAAATTCCACATGTATAAATGATCAAGGGGGTTTTAGATGTGAATGTAACTCTGGTTACAGTGGAGATGGTAAAAGTGGAAACTGTGAAG atattAATGAATGTACAAACAATCAGCATGGTTGTGATGAGAATGAACGATGTATTAATGAAATAGGAAGTCACAGATGTTTATGCAAACGTGGATATTATCGAAATTCAAAGAAATGCACAG ATGTCGATGAATGTACAACTAAAATCAGATGGAGACGACATGATTGTGACAATAATGCACAATGTACCAACACAATAGGGAGTTTCAGTTGCTCATGCAATCCTGGTTACACTGGTGATGGAAGAAATGGTAGTTGTACag acATCAACGAGTGTTTAACCGGCCAAAACGGTTGTCGGCAAAATTCAAAATGCCTTAATACTGTTGGGAGTTATCGTTGTCCATGCAACAGTGGTTATGTTGAAGTTCGTGGAACTTGCACag ATGTTAACGAGTGCAGAAACACTGAAAATAATTGCCACAAAAATGGAATTTGTAATAATAACGAAGGAAGTTTTACATGTTCATGTAAATCTGGATTTAGTGGTGATGGTAGAAGTTGTACAG atattgatgaatgtGAAACTAGCAGCCACAACTGTGGCAGGAACGCCAGATGTACCAACGCAATGGGGAGTTTTCTATGCAGATGTATTTCTGGTTACAGTGGTGATGGCAGAAGAGGAAATTGCAGAG atgttAATGAATGTTCAAGGAACCAACACAACTGCAATTTAAATGCAAGATGTAACAATACACCAGGAAGTTTTACATGTACCTGTAATGCTGGTTACACTGGGAATGGTGTAAATTGCAGAG ATATCGATGAGTGTTCAACAGGTCTAGAcaactgtgatgaaaatgcaaaGTGTTCCAACACAATAGGGAGTTTCAGATGTACATGTAATTCTGGTTACTCCGGTAATGGCCGAGAAGGGAATTGTGCTG ATATTGATGAATGTCGAACACGAGGTACACAAAATGGACACAATTGTTCTCTATATGCTAATTGCCTTAACTCACCAGCAGGCAGTTTCACTTGTCGATGTCGTCAAGGTTACACTGGCAATGGCGTTGATTGTACAG GGATTATTGAAATCGATTCGGAACCAGCTGTGACAGTGGACCAAGGAGAGAACATAAATCTTTCTTATAATATTGCATTTGTTAGAGATAgggtgtcttgtgaactgacTTCTAAATCAAATTCTTTGCAAACTTTCAACCTTAACAGCCAAAGAag CATAGACTACTCAATGCCAAATGCTGACGGAAGTGCTGTTTTTTTGCTTTCCTGCGCTCTAACTATAGATGGTAACACGTTCAGaaagaattttcaaacaactgtAACTGTTCAAG TTCCCGCAAATATACAACTTTCTGCATCATCCATTGAAGTCATGCGGAACTCTACTACTCCAGTTGTAGTTTCTTGTATATCTGATGGTAATCCTCGTCCAACAGTGATGTGGCTGAAAAATGATAAGGTTATCAGTGACAGAAGTGGTAAATTCATTTACCAAGAATTGACAGAAATTAATGACACAGCATCAGGCAGCGACTTAATTCTAACCAAA GCGCGTTATCGTGACAAAGGAACATACGCTTGCACAGCAACAAACGTGCGTGAGAGTGGTGAGAGCAAAGACAGCGTGAATTTGGAGGTAACTGTAAAGG GTGCTCCTGAAATTCATCATCCTGTAGAATACGTTGTCCTGCCTCAGAACAACAAAGTGGAGTTCACATGCACTTTTGATGGATATCCTCAAGCAAATGTAACGTGGTCATTTGCTGATGGGTCATCACTGCCATTAACTAGTCAGTTTGAG GTCTCTGACAACGTTAACGGGTCTCGTCGTTACCGTGTGTCAAAAATACTGACAGTGTATGGAACACAATGCAAGGAAACTTCCTTGTTATCGTACAGATGTTCTGCTATGAATGAATACAACCTTGGCAATTCTGCGCAAAGTGATGTGTTTGCTGTTGGCATAG GTAATGATTCTCTAACTTACGATCGTAATCCTAAATCCTGCAGAAATGCagtgaaattttgcaaatcaCATGGTGAATTGGTTGCTGTATCAACTCAAGctgttttgaacaaaataaggGCCGTAACAA GACAAAACTATTGGATATCTGCAAAATCTGCGTTTTACTGGCCCGGCGaagtttcacaaaatgttGATGGATGTGTCCGAATATTTCGCGGAGATAATCGGTGGTCAAGATTTACAGACGTGAATTCGAGCCCGCTTTGTGAAG CAACTCGGTATGCTGTTCAGCCTTCAATTGGTGCTGATCCAGTCGTATGTGATGGAAGAAAGCTCAATATTTCTTGGACTATACTGCCTGGTGCAACATCATTTCCTCATCAAATACAAGTGTACTTGTTATCAGACGTTTCAAG CTTGATCAAGGCCTATGAAGTACAACCTGGAgtacaaaattttctgattaTGGATCTGAAACCTGGAAATGGATATTTTATACAG ATTCTTCCTTTATTCATGGGATGTGAGAATGCGCCACTACGTGGTGGAAGAAATGCAATTACTGGTCGCGGAAACTTAACAGCTCCTCATAGAATTGAACTTACTTTCAATCAATCAGCCGACACCTGTATATTGTCTTGGCCTTCTTGGGCGCTAACTGGCCAAGATGAAGAAATAGGATAtttaaat ATCAAAATAACCCAACTTATCAACTCGGCTCGGTCAAACACTTTAAATTCCGCATATGTAAACGTCACCAGCATCGAAAAATCAAGATCAAATTACGTCATCAGTAACCTTAATCCAAACACCGATTATCAAGTAGAAGTTGGTGTTGTGGCTTCATCACCATGTAATGATCTCATTCCCACTGCTTGGTCTGATCCTGTTCGTGGAACTTGTGTCACCAGTTCTTCAA TTCCAACCAAGGTCGAGTTGTCATCGATACCACCCACAACAAATGGGAACCTTGTAATGGTCACTTTGGCTCCAGTGAGTGAAAGGAATGGCGACGTAAG CTGCTACTTCGTGGTCGTACAAACCACAATGGCAGGGGAAAATGTCACTGTGGAATCGGACATCAGTAAGCTAGTTCAAGCAGATAGTGACCCCGTGGATGGACAGCCTTACATCGCCATGGCTTTGCAGAG ATTTGACGAAGAAATGGAAATTAACCTCGGGGATGGAAGCTTAACCTGCTGTGACGTTGCAAGTCTTGAAAAAGTCGATTGCGCTGCAAGCATTGAAAGTAGAAAACGACGAGAAACTTCGACAATAATTCGTGCACAAAACAGGCCATTGCCCACTGATACCAATGTCACGTACTACACATTGACATCCACCCCAGACGGTAACAACGCACTTTATACAACTAGCCCTCGGTCAGGTCCCATTGTTGTACCATCAG GAGAACAACAGCAACAGGATTTGGGCTACATCGCTGCAATTGTCATTGCCATTTTTCTCTTTCTGCTGATCCTCATTTTGCTGTATATCATGTACAGAAG ACGCATGTGGATTTTCAAAAAGCATGTAGAAAATAGCCACCCTTTGTCGTTTCCTATGCGCTCTACGGCACCAGTTCAGCAAAACG ACTCGTTTTCAAGCGACAGCGACATCATTGTCGTAAATCCAGCCCAAGCGAACGACGGACTCACCAAGTATGATATCCAGCCTAGGAATATCTTGGATGTTTACGTTTCGAAACGAAAGAGTGATGACTTCATATTCATGGAAGAGTTTAAG AcaagtttgtcaaaaaaagtgcGAGAACGCTCACTGCCGACAACCTGCGCAAAACGCGCTGAAAATATCAAGAAGAATCGCTTCAAGAACATTTCTCCAA TTGACGATGCTCGAGTGAAATTGACACCTTTGCCAGATCAACCACAATCCGATTACATAAATGCATCCTTTATTGAC GGATATTCCCAAACTGCCAAGTTTATTGCGGCTCAAGGTCCGAAACCAAACACAGTGAATGATTTCTGGAGGATGGTGTTTGAACAACGATGCAAAGTTATCGTGATGGTCACTCAGCTTAAGGAAGGACCAATG ATCAAATGTGAGAAATACTGGCCCGAACCAGGAGAAGATGAGACATTTGGTGACATATTAGTTCGAACAAACAACGAGTTACCGTACGGCGACTTCATCTGTAGATATCTCAGTGCCCAGTCCATTAAAACCAAG GAGGTAATTGCAGTTACACATTTTCAATACGTCACTTGGCCAGACCATGGTATACCACCGACAACTACAAGTCTGCTTCGACTCCATCAAGCGGCGATTAATGCACAAACGGGGAGTGCAGGACCCTTACTTGTGCACTGCAG TGCTGGTGTGGGTAGAACGGGAACATTTATTGCGCTTGATATATTAAGCGAACAACTGGAACACGAAGGTAAAATAAACGTATTTGAAACGGTTTATGAGATGCGACAGAGCAGAACTGAAATGGTTCAAAGCCTG gCTCAATACGTTTATATACACAAGCTGCTTGCTGAGATATCTATGTTTGGAAATACTAATGTTGATGTTTCGGACTTTCCACGATATGAAGCCAACTTAAATAT TATGGATCGTACAACACGAACTACTGCATTGCAAATTCAGTTCAGTCGTCTTGGTGAGGTTCCGCCATCTTTTACTGAAACGTCATCAGCTAGCAAGCCAGTAAACAAGAACTTAAATGTTTTTCCTGGTATTCTGCCAT ATGACAACAATTTGGCTTTCGTTGGGATGACATCGGACGACAAGGAAGTGCCATACATCAATGGTTCCAATATTCCG ACATACAATGCTGGATATCACTTCATAATCGCTCAAGACCCTGTTCCTGCCAACATCCACTTATTCTGGCGTTGTGTGATtgacaacaaaatcaaatgcaTTGTCATGTTGGACGAG GGTGGAGGTGGCACGAGGTACTGGACGGACTACAATGAAGCCAAGACATTTGAAGACGTCACTGTGAGAACCACGAACATGGAAGAGTTTTCGGGTTGCGTCGAAAGAAACATTGAAGTTCTAAAAGCTAAAGAAAAG GACCCATACGTCGTAAAGCAAATTGAACTGAAGAACTGGCCGGCCCACGGAATTCCCCCTTCTACAAACACGCTTCTAGAGACAATTTCAGTGGTTGAAAAATGTCGAACCGACGCACGGGAGGTCAGAGGGAAAAAATTTCTCGCACTCGTGCATTGCAG AGACGGATCTAGTCAAGCCGGAGTATTTTGTGCCGTTTCAAACCTCGTTGAGCGATTGAAAAACGAGAACTGTGTAGATGTGTTCAGAACGGTCAAGGATATCCGAGATTTGCGTCAAGGCGCTATTGGCAACATAGAGCTCTACAAGTATTGCTATCAGGCTGTCAACGAGTTTCTTGAGTCGTTTGACCTGTATGGCAACTTTAAATAG